Proteins encoded together in one Psilocybe cubensis strain MGC-MH-2018 chromosome 8, whole genome shotgun sequence window:
- a CDS encoding Negative regulator of sexual conjugation and meiosis has translation MSSKAAPAVTSPLHPPVGTLIDGGSLELVEVLGVGGYGVVYRAVDTTRQPGGQKSYAVKCLVASGHQTPRQRQIHIREIALHQLASAHPGVVTLHRVVEQGTHTYIIMDYATDHDLFTQILHKCRYLGDDALIKEVFLQLLDAVEYCHNLGIYHRDLKPENILCFDDGLRIAITDFGLATTDKLSDEFRTGSVYHMSPECQGGEFAPTGNYSPMFNDIWSLGIILLNLATGRNPWKSATPSDPTFQAYLRDPMGFLPTVLPISPEVNEILVRMLDVDWRERSTLREVRYAIEEINNFYSDGVVFEGSMARCPWESGMDIDSASSGTNPEDIGPQSPTAQAFPEEVDPQLGSHWSKDSTSDIVFATQSLAQESSYGIPWTNYSSCGATWAYESPVSSDSEPDHFRMDVFERSSTPSSVQTAETSLPPTPNHHDTSFGQKATKPELRSTLLINTNIPRPRIYDASASMTSYSTGTSIMQTAIEYDPYSSMFFINSPISPGKVLVMPDSAITAVGEDKDMTSPTVWSASSATQTSSLSSYSSSSTSSSVADEDLRFARSRTPSPEPDVHWTSFPAQVQSLQAQQCQLSPSVSTQITDVLPHSSRPNHSFLFAFNKHPHAHPTASAAATVNTTFASGTPTSSASGHKSSTFSRLAIKLFPRSPSPSTPSSTSDSTVSRGRAATEASHSPFARRQTPSPTPHAAAWGHSAVAAGNKAGSAFQQEHDGRHTADKEVQHGGGSSPQHHHLRSTRHWYLPGRFRTSAEVN, from the exons ATGTCTTCGAAAGCTGCCCCCGCCGTCACTTCCCCGCTTCACCCGCCTGTCGGGACgctcattgatggaggcTCTCTAGAACTCGTCGAAGTGCTGGGCGTCGGAGGCTATGGCGTTGTCTATCGTGCAGTCGACACCACTCGCCAACCCGGAGGCCAAAAATCATACGCCGTCAAATGTCTCGTAGCCTCAGGGCACCAAACTCCGCGTCAAAGGCAGATCCATATCCGAGAAATTGCGCTGCACCAGCTCGCTTCTGCGCATCCCGGCGTAGTCACTCTTCACCGAGTAGTCGAACAGGGCACCCATACATACATCATCATGGATTATGCGACGGACCACGATCTGTTCACCCAGATTCTACACAAATGTCGCTATCTTGGGGACGACGCTCTGATCAAGGAAGTCTTTCTCCAGCTGCTCGACGCAGTTGAATATTGCCACAATCTCGGTATCTATCACCGAGACTTGAAGCCAGAGAACATCCTCTGCTTTGACGATGGCCTTCGCATCGCCATCACCGACTTCGGTCTTGCTACCACTGACAAGCTCAGTGACGAATTTCGCACTGGAAGCGTTTATCATATGAGTCCAG AATGCCAAGGCGGAGAGTTTGCACCGACAGGCAACTATTCCCCCATGTTCAACGACATCTGGTCTCTCGGGATCATCCTGCTCAACCTTGCGACAGGTCGTAACCCTTGGAAGTCCGCGACTCCCAGCGATCCCACCTTCCAAGCCTACTTGCGCGATCCCATGGGCTTCCTGCCGACTGTCCTCCCCATTTCCCCTGAAGTCAACGAGATCCTCGTCAGGATGCTCGACGTTGACTGGCGCGAGCGCAGCACCCTGCGTGAGGTGCGCTACGCCATTGAGGAAATCAATAACTTCTACTCAGACGGTGTCGTCTTCGAGGGAAGTATGGCCCGCTGCCCATGGGAATCCGGTATGGATATCGACAGCGCGTCTTCGGGTACCAACCCCGAGGACATTGGCCCCCAATCGCCTACTGCCCAGGCCTTCCCCGAGGAGGTCGACCCGCAACTAGGCTCGCACTGGAGCAAGGACTCCACTTCCGATATTGTATTCGCCACTCAATCTTTGGCGCAGGAATCATCTTATGGTATTCCATGGACTAATTATTCATCCTGCGGAGCGACTTGGGCCTACGAATCCCCAGTCTCCTCCGACTCTGAGCCTGATCACTTCCGCATGGACGTTTTCGAGCGCTCTTCGACACCATCCTCTGTCCAGACGGCAGAAACCTCCCTCCCGCCTACCCCCAATCACCACGACACCTCCTTTGGCCAGAAGGCCACCAAGCCCGAGCTGCGCTCTACGTTGTTGATCAACACTAACATCCCAAGACCGCGTATTTATGACGCCAGTGCTAGCATGACGTCCTACTCGACGGGCACCTCTATTATGCAGACTGCCATCGAATATGATCCATACTCATCCATGTTCTTTATCAACAGCCCTATTTCTCCCGGTAAGGTGCTAGTCATGCCCGACTCAGCAATTACCGCCGTGGGCGAAGACAAAGACATGACCTCTCCTACTGTGTGGTCCGCCTCCTCTGCCACTCAGACATCCTCTCTCTCGAGCtactcctcttcctcaaccTCAAGTTCTGTCGCCGATGAGGACCTACGTTTTGCGCGCTCAAGAACACCTTCTCCGGAACCTGACGTCCATTGGACATCGTTCCCTGCTCAGGTACAGTCTCTTCAAGCTCAACAATGTCAGCTCTCTCCATCCGTGTCAACCCAAATAACCGACGTTCTTCCTCATTCTTCAAGGCCCAACCACTCGTTCCTTTTCGCTTTCAACAAACATCCGCACGCGCACCCCACCGCCAGCGCCGCAGCTACCGTCAACACCACCTTCGCCAGTGGTACCCCCACTTCCTCTGCTAGCGGCCACAAGTCCAGCACCTTCAGCCGCCTCGCGATCAAGCTCTTCCCTCGGTCGCCATCACCGTCGACTCCATCAAGCACATCGGACTCGACGGTTTCACGTGGACGCGCTGCAACTGAAGCATCTCATTCACCCTTTGCGCGCCGCCAAACGCCTTCTCCGACACCTCACGCGGCTGCCTGGGGCCACTCTGCGGTGGCAGCGGGAAACAAGGCGGGATCTGCTTTTCAGCAAGAACATGATGGCCGACATACCGCTGACAAAGAGGTTCAGCATGGCGGTGGCTCTTCCCCACAGCACCACCACCTTCGCTCGACCCGCCATTGGTACCTTCCTGGCCGGTTCCGGACATCTGCTGAGGTGAACTAA
- a CDS encoding N-ethylmaleimide reductase: MSSTKALFQPLQIGDVTVKNRIHMAALTRNRAKDTYPSDLIKEHYVQRASAGLIVTEAILVTRLGTEWPHAPGLWEDKHVEGWKSIVDAVHEAGSIIYAQLWHVGRVAHPDMEQQKLAGEPVYGPSAIGARGGKFRLLPGQPGYVTPTAIDDPWKIVALFKRAAVNAKKAGFDGVELHGANGYIIHQFLDSTSNQRTDEWGGSIENRARLALEIIKATQEVFGRNVAIKLSPAGGYNDMGMPLQETLDTYSYVITEADKLGVSYFALVRYALFFDVEYDGVRRATKHDVLASYSPYIKNAKVIVNSGVTPEEGEELVAAGKADAISIGFNYITHPDLVERVQHGKPLDNIPDMPHMQTNKDSGDWRTGYNDYPTAVY, translated from the exons ATGTCCTCTACCAAAGCCCTGttccaacctcttcaaatcgGCGATGTTACAGTGAAGAACCGTATTCATATGGCCGCTCTCACCAGGAATCGTGCTAAGGATACATACCCTTCAGACCTCATCAAAGAGCATTATGTGCAACGCGCCAGTGCTGGCCTCATCGTTACTGAAGCTATTTTGGTAACGCGCCTGGG AACGGAGTGGCCCCATGCACCAGGCCTGTGGGAGGACAAGCATGTCGAAGGATGGAAGAGCATCGTGGACGCAGTGCATGAGGCGGGTTCCATTATCTACGCACAA CTTTGGCATG TCGGACGTGTAGCGCATCCCGACATGGAGCAGCAGAAGCTCGCAGGAGAA CCTGTGTACGGCCCTTCTGCAATTGGTGCTCGAGGAGGAAAGTTCAGACTCCTTCCTGGCCAGCCCGGATACGTCACA CCAACAGCCATTGATGATCCATGGAAGATCGTCGCATTATTCAAACGTGCCGCCGTCAACGCCAAAAAGGCCGGATTTGATGGTGTCGAAT TGCATGGAGCAAATGGATACATCATTCACCAGTTTTTGGACAGCACCTCCAATCAGCGCACCGATGAATGGGGTGGGAGCATCGAAAACCGCGCACGTCTCGCCTTGGAGATAATCAAAGCAACGCAGGAGGTGTTTGGCCGCAATGTTGCCATCAAGCTCAGTCCTGCAGGAGGGTACAATGACATGGG cATGCCTCTGCAGGAAACTCTGGACACCTACTCCTATGTGATCACCGAAGCTGACAAACTGGGCGTTTCTTATTTCGCACTTGTCCGCTACGCTCTGTTTTTCGATGTCGAATATGACG GCGTCCGCCGCGCAACCAAGCACGACGTGCTCGCGTCCTATTCGCCCTACATCAAGAACGCCAAAGTCATCGTCAACTCGGGCGTAACCCCcgaagaaggcgaagagCTTGTCGCGGCGGGCAAGGCAGACGCCATCTCGATTGGTTTCAACTATATTACCCACCCAGATCTTGTCGAGCGGGTTCAGCATGGCAAGCCACTCGACAACATCCCTGACATGCCTCACATGCAGACCAACAAGGACTCGGGTGACTGGAGGACCGGATATAATGATTACCCCACTGCTGTGTACTAG
- a CDS encoding putative 37S ribosomal protein S5, mitochondrial, which yields MNRLLLLRPISRAAARTNGAVAPARRDLARAFSTTSCQNIRATPPANKRKKGMTEVDAEFFGGPFEAAPGQSKQQQHSKQQPKQQQPKSEAKPQQLRPSVVHSARPSKQTTDFKSKEVVQAEQVESTSALPPQLDEQLFADLLSNEPINIEEYYASWFSLETRQALEQLRIDRYAFVCSILETDLCSSLINAFDPQTEEEFEKRFLAFEISEKNDDTPLLPLLEFFLRGGLQLLPPKLNAMRPEECIQLVKQSVVEEAFNTQQKGPWQLKSETVQNYISSPVEYPDLMTPDSILDPREVYDFPASKETPFQNQVIVRNHRSVFHEYNEGEEELLGEEESGPPIEEDEGGDSVINALPVSASYYQNLYHSILMRRPVVQQTGKGKIRRVAYMVLVGDGKGLVGYGEGKHSNAAVALKAARIAAVKNMDWVERFEQRTIWTEMRTKLGATQLILRPRPVGFGLRCNPFLHQILRAAGLKDISAKVWGSRNKLNVIKAAFRMLHAGHAPTGMGDGVGGKGKKLSKGSGVRGKAEIERARGRKLISLRH from the exons ATGAACAGGCTGCTGCTCTTACGCCCCATATCGCGAGCGGCGGCTCGCACAAACGGTGCTGTAGCCCCGGCTCGCAGAGATCTTGCTCGGGCCTTCTCGACGACTTCATGTCAGAACATTCGCGCAACGCCTCCAGCGAACAAGAGGAAAAAAGGCATGACGGAAGTGGATGCTGAATTTTTTGGAGGACCTTTTGAAGCGGCGCCTGGGCAGTCaaaacagcagcagcactcAAAACAGCAGCCAAAGCAACAGCAACCGAAATCAGAGG CAAAACCTCAGCAGTTGAGGCCTTCGGTGGTTCATTCTG CACGTCCATCAAAGCAAACAACCGACTTCAAATCTAAGGAGGTTGTGCAAGCAGAACAAG TGGAATCGACGTCTGCACTCCCGCCGCAACTTGATGAGCAACTCTTCGCCGACCTTCTCTCGAATGAACCTATCAATATTGAAGAATATTACGCGTCATGGTTCTCCTTAGAGACGCGACAGGCATTAGAGCAGCTCC GCATAGACAGATATGCATTTGTCTGCTCCATTTTGGAGACCGACCTTTGCTCATCTCTAATCAACGCCTTCGACCCCCagacagaagaagaattcgAGAAACGCTTCCTGGCCTTTGAAATATCGGAAAAGAATGATGATAcacctcttcttcccctGCTCGAGTTCTTCCTTCGTGGAGGTTTGCAGCTGTTGCCGCCCAAACTTAATGCTATGCGCCCTGAGGAATGTATCCAGCTCGTCAAACAGTCTGTAGTCGAAGAAGCCTTCAACACGCAGCAAAAGGGTCCATGGCAGCTTAAAAGCGAGACTGTTCAAA ACTACATCTCAAGCCCGGTGGAATATCCAGACCTCATGACTCCTGACAGCATCCTGGACCCACGCGAGGTATACGACTTCCCCGCGAGTAAAGAAACACCATTCCAGAACCAAGTTATTGTCCGAAACCACCGCTCCGTCTTTCACGAATACAACGAAGGTGAAGAGGAACTGCtaggagaagaagagtctGGTCCGCCcattgaggaggatgagggtgGTGACTCGGTCATAAACGCACTCCCCGTCTCTGCTTCTTATTATCAAAACCTGTATCACTCTATCCTCATGCGCCGGCCCGTCGTACAGCAAACGGGCAAAGGCAAGATCAGGCGTGTGGCCTATATGGTGTTAGTGGGCGATGGCAAGGGCCTGGTCGGGTATGGCGAGGGCAAGCACAGCAACGCCGCCGTGGCGCTCAAGGCGGCGCGCATCGCGGCCGTGAAGAACATGGACTGGGTCGAACGCTTTGAACAGCGTACGATTTGGACGGAGATGCGCACCAAGCTCGGCGCGACGCAGCTCATCTTGCGCCCACGTCcggttgggtttgggctgAGGTGTAACCCCTTTTTGCATCAGATTCTAAGGGCAGCGGGTTTGAAGGATATTAGTGCCAAGGTATGGGGGAGCAGGAATAAGCTCAATGTTATCAAGGCAGCATTTAGGATGCTACACGCGGGTCATGCGCCCACGGGCATGGGCGATGGCGTGGGTGGAAAGGGGAAGAAGTTGAGCAAGGGCTCAGGAGTGAGGGGCAAGGCTGAGATTGAGCGCGCTAGGGGAAGGAAGTTGATCAGTCTCAGGCATTAG